A genomic stretch from Legionella adelaidensis includes:
- the lpxK gene encoding tetraacyldisaccharide 4'-kinase — protein MTAWLNKVWYEDHPARWALYPFSLVFQGIITVRSWYLKNFRQKKFPVPIIVVGNINVGGVGKTPLVVELARSFSAKDYKVGIVSRGFQAGVKQFPYEVQENDQADLVGDEPLLLAKKAGCPVVIDPDRAEAVRYLCEKKNCNLIISDDGLQHYRMGRAIEIAVIDYRSMGNGLLLPAGPLREKISRLKTVDFIVANGVKKQGCYSMELVGNEVIHLKTGKVIPINELQTPIAAVAGLGNPQRFFNSLQEKGISFKPYPFKDHHSFAEKDFSFPEKIIVMTEKDAVKCTAFAKENFYFLPVRAELDNAFWEALWCHKQLQKK, from the coding sequence ATAACGGCTTGGTTAAATAAAGTATGGTATGAAGATCATCCTGCTCGATGGGCTCTATACCCATTTTCACTAGTATTCCAGGGAATTATTACCGTTCGCTCTTGGTATTTAAAAAATTTTCGTCAAAAGAAGTTTCCTGTTCCTATTATTGTAGTTGGAAATATAAACGTTGGGGGTGTTGGAAAAACCCCTTTGGTGGTTGAATTAGCCCGTAGTTTTTCTGCCAAAGATTATAAAGTAGGTATTGTGAGTAGAGGGTTTCAGGCAGGAGTCAAACAATTTCCCTATGAAGTGCAAGAAAATGATCAGGCTGATTTAGTAGGGGATGAACCTCTATTGCTGGCAAAAAAAGCCGGATGCCCAGTAGTCATTGACCCCGATAGGGCAGAGGCTGTTCGATATTTATGTGAAAAAAAAAATTGTAATTTAATTATCAGTGATGATGGATTACAACACTACCGCATGGGAAGAGCTATTGAAATTGCGGTTATAGACTATCGCTCTATGGGAAATGGTTTATTATTGCCTGCAGGTCCTCTACGAGAAAAAATTTCCCGACTTAAAACTGTCGATTTTATTGTTGCCAATGGGGTAAAAAAGCAGGGATGTTATTCTATGGAGTTAGTGGGAAATGAGGTGATTCACTTAAAAACGGGAAAAGTGATTCCTATAAATGAATTACAAACTCCCATTGCTGCGGTGGCAGGATTAGGAAATCCGCAGCGTTTTTTTAATTCCTTACAGGAAAAAGGGATTTCTTTTAAACCCTACCCGTTTAAAGATCATCACTCCTTTGCTGAAAAAGATTTTTCCTTTCCAGAAAAAATTATAGTGATGACAGAAAAAGATGCGGTAAAATGCACGGCCTTTGCCAAAGAAAATTTTTATTTCTTACCTGTGAGGGCTGAATTAGATAATGCTTTTTGGGAAGCCTTATGGTGTCACAAACAATTGCAAAAAAAATAA